The DNA sequence CCTGGAGCTCGGTGCCGACCACGATTGGCAGCACGCCGACCCGTGGCGCATCCTGCGCATTCAGGGGGAGTTTGTCACCGGGTTTGATGCGCTGGCCAATTTGCCCAGAGCCGTGACTGTCTTTGGTTCTGCCCGCATCCCCGAGGGGCAGCCCTGGTATGAGAAGGGGGTTGAGCTGGGGGACAAGCTCGTCGCCGCGGACTATGCCGTCATCACGGGTGGCGGCCCGGGCCTCATGGAGGCTGCGAACCGGGGTGCTAGCGAGTCCGGTGGGCTGTCCGTTGGTTTGGGCATTGAGCTCCCGCATGAGCAGCATCTCAATGACTGGGTCGATATTGGTCTGAACTTTCGGTACTTCTTCGTCCGCAAGACGATGTTTTTGAAGTACTCGCAGGCGTTCATTTGCTTGCCGGGTGGTTTCGGCACCCTCGACGAGCTCTTTGAGGTGCTGTGCATGGTGCAGACGGGCAAGGTGACTAACTTCCCGATCGTTCTGTTGGGCACGGAATTCTGGTCCGGTCTCGTGGAGTGGATCACTGGCCGCCTTCTCGCGGAGGGGCTCATCTCTGAGCATGATGTCGATTTGTTCCTCGTCACCGATTCGGTGGATGAGGCCGTTGAGCATGTCGTCGAGGCCCACCGTGTCATGACCGACGGGCGCCTGCGAGACAACGAAGAGTGAACCAGCTGCCCGCCATCATGGCGATTGTCAATCGCACCCCTGATTCTTTTTATGACCAGGGGGCGACCTTCGCTGACCAGGCGGCCCTGGATCGCTGCGCCCAGGTGATCGATGAAGGCGCCAGCATCGTTGACATCGGCGGGGTCAAGGCTGGGCCGGGGGCTGAGGTGAGTGCCAGCGAGGAGATGGACCGGATCGTGCCGACGATCGCGGCCGTCGCCAAGCAGCATCCTGACATCGTCATTTCGGTGGATACCTGGCGCGCTGAGGTGGCTGACGCTGCCATTAGGGCCGGTGCCACCCTGGTCAATGACACGTGGGCGGGGCACGACCCGGAGCTCGTTGAGGTCGCCGGGCAGCATCGGGTGGGCTACGTCTGTTCGCACACCGGCGGCGTCGTTCCCCGCACCCGCCCCCACCGCGTCCACTTCGACGATGTAGTGGCCGACGTCATCGCCGAGACCACGCGCCTCGCCGAGAAGGCCGTGGCCTGCGGCGTCCCGGAGGACAAGATCTATCTCGACCCGACCCACGATTTTGGCAAGAACACCTTCCACGGGCTCGAGCTGCTGCGCCGCATCGATGAGTTGGTGGCCACGGGATGGCCCGTTCTCATGGCGCTGAGCAACAAGGACTTTGTCGGGGAGACCCTCGACCGTCCCGTGGGGGAGCGCGTGGCCGGGACCCTCGCGGCGACCGCCTGGGCCGCCGCCCGCGGGGTCGCCGCCTTCCGGGTCCACGAGGTCGCGGAGACGCTCGACGTGGTGCGCATGACCGCCGCCATCCAAGGCACTTTCCCGCCGATGAACACCGTCCGAGGCCTGGCATGAGGGTCTCCGTGGTCATCCCGGCCCTCAATGAGGAGGCCACCATCGCGGAGGTCGTCGAGGCCGTCGCCGCAGATGGCCCCGATGAGATCCTCGTCATCGATGCTGATTCCACCGATGGCACGGCCCAACAGGCGCAGCGGGCGACGGTGATCAACTGGCGTGACATTCTGCCCGAGATCCCGCCGCGGCCCGGCAAGGGGGAGTCCCTCTGGCGCGGAGTTGCGGCCGCGACCGGAGACATCATCGTATTCATTGACGCCGACCTGCTCCACCCGCGCCCCGGCATGGTCCGCGCCCTCACCGAACCCTTCCGCGATGAGCGCATCCACCTCGTCAAGGCTGATTATCAGCGCAGCATCGATGGCCAGCCCACCGGCGGCGGCCGCGTCACCGAACTCACGGCCCGGCCCCTGCTGCGCCTGCGCTACCCCGAGCTCGCCCACATCTGCCAGCCCCTCGCGGGGGAATATGCCATTCGTGCGAGCACCGCCCGGGACCTCGAGTTCGTCGCCGGGTACGGCGTCGAGGCCGGTTTGCTTATCGACGTCGCCGCCGCTCACGGCGCCCACTCCATCACCCAGGTGGACCTGGGGGTGCGCTCCCACCGCAACCGACCGCTGGCGGAGCTGGCTCCGATGGCGGACGTGGTGGCGGCGACATTGTTGGACCGCGCGGGCGTCGATAAGCGTCCCGCCTTGTCGGGTATTCTCTAACACCATGCTGACCTGGATTCTGCTCATCCTCCTTCTGGCGGCCCTCGTCGTGCTGGGCACGTGGCTGTGGGGGCGGATTTTCGGGCGCGGCGAAATCCTGGAGCCAGTGGATAATCGCAACCAGATCGAGGCCAACCGCCTCGCCGTGGCGCGCGGGGCCATGCGCGACGTGCAGTTCGAGATCGTGCCGCGCGGCTACCGCCCCGAGCAGGTCGACGACGTCATCGCACACCTGGAATGGCAGCTTGCGCAGGAGCGATCCAACCGGGGAGCCGAAAAAGTCTAAGCTGGATGGGGATACTCAATTAGGACGAAGGAGCCCCACCCACCATGGCAGCTATGAAGCCTCGCACCGGTAACGGACCGATGGAAGCGGTCGAGGAGAGCCGCAAGATCGTCATGCGCATCCCCTCCGACGGTGGCGGTCGCCTCGTCGTTGAATTGACCAAGGAAGAAGCCGCCGAGCTGGGGGCCTTGCTCATCGCCGCGGCTGAGTAAAATCCCCTGCTACCCGGGCGGGTAGTCTGAGTTCTATGCTTTCCGACATCATCGACGTCCTCGCCGATCCCGTCGACGGCTCCCCGCTGTCCGGTGCAGACGACTACACCCGCCTGGTCTCTGAGACCGGCCATTCCTATGACGTTGCCCGCCAGGGTTATGTGACCTTGGCTGGCGGCAGCGGCCTGCGCCACAGCGGCGACAGCATGGACATGGTCCTCGCCCGCGAGACCTTCCTGTCGCACGGGCATTTCGCCCCCTTCGTCGAGGCGGTCACCGCCGGTGTGCACGACGCCCTCGATGACAACGAGGTGCCCCTCGACGCGCGCCCCGTCATCGCTGAAGTCGGCGCAGGTACGGGCTATTACTTGTCACACACGCTTGACGACGTCGAGTCTTCCCGCGGCGTCGGCATCGACGTCTCGTCGCATGCCGTCAAGCATCTGGCCCGCAGTCACCAGCGCGTCGGGTCCATTGCGGCCGACGTGTGGGAGCGCCTCCCGCTGCGCGATAACTCGATCGACGTCATTACCGTCGTGTTCGCTCCCCGCAATGCGGCTGAGTTCGCCCGCGTCCTCGTGCCCGGCGGCCAGGCCGTCATCCTCACCGCTGATCGGGGGCATCTATCCGAGCTGCGCGACCCCCTCGGCATCATCGAGGTGGAGGAGGGCAAGGTCGAACGCCTCCTCGAGCAGTTCGCCGGCCATCTTGAGCTGGTGGGGGAGCCCGAGCTCATCGAGTTCCCCAT is a window from the Corynebacterium testudinoris genome containing:
- the folP gene encoding dihydropteroate synthase, with protein sequence MNQLPAIMAIVNRTPDSFYDQGATFADQAALDRCAQVIDEGASIVDIGGVKAGPGAEVSASEEMDRIVPTIAAVAKQHPDIVISVDTWRAEVADAAIRAGATLVNDTWAGHDPELVEVAGQHRVGYVCSHTGGVVPRTRPHRVHFDDVVADVIAETTRLAEKAVACGVPEDKIYLDPTHDFGKNTFHGLELLRRIDELVATGWPVLMALSNKDFVGETLDRPVGERVAGTLAATAWAAARGVAAFRVHEVAETLDVVRMTAAIQGTFPPMNTVRGLA
- a CDS encoding LOG family protein, producing MAPNITPDSQKARLLRGPMLLRPDSADTPDGAKSSTYDQRLLELGADHDWQHADPWRILRIQGEFVTGFDALANLPRAVTVFGSARIPEGQPWYEKGVELGDKLVAADYAVITGGGPGLMEAANRGASESGGLSVGLGIELPHEQHLNDWVDIGLNFRYFFVRKTMFLKYSQAFICLPGGFGTLDELFEVLCMVQTGKVTNFPIVLLGTEFWSGLVEWITGRLLAEGLISEHDVDLFLVTDSVDEAVEHVVEAHRVMTDGRLRDNEE
- a CDS encoding DUF3117 domain-containing protein — translated: MAAMKPRTGNGPMEAVEESRKIVMRIPSDGGGRLVVELTKEEAAELGALLIAAAE
- a CDS encoding glucosyl-3-phosphoglycerate synthase; the protein is MRVSVVIPALNEEATIAEVVEAVAADGPDEILVIDADSTDGTAQQAQRATVINWRDILPEIPPRPGKGESLWRGVAAATGDIIVFIDADLLHPRPGMVRALTEPFRDERIHLVKADYQRSIDGQPTGGGRVTELTARPLLRLRYPELAHICQPLAGEYAIRASTARDLEFVAGYGVEAGLLIDVAAAHGAHSITQVDLGVRSHRNRPLAELAPMADVVAATLLDRAGVDKRPALSGIL
- a CDS encoding methyltransferase domain-containing protein, with the protein product MLSDIIDVLADPVDGSPLSGADDYTRLVSETGHSYDVARQGYVTLAGGSGLRHSGDSMDMVLARETFLSHGHFAPFVEAVTAGVHDALDDNEVPLDARPVIAEVGAGTGYYLSHTLDDVESSRGVGIDVSSHAVKHLARSHQRVGSIAADVWERLPLRDNSIDVITVVFAPRNAAEFARVLVPGGQAVILTADRGHLSELRDPLGIIEVEEGKVERLLEQFAGHLELVGEPELIEFPMTLDKESIAAQIKMSPSARHIGPEELNSRVAALPETMTITARARLTRLAKAPRSQEADES